The Streptomyces kanamyceticus genome window below encodes:
- a CDS encoding phytoene desaturase family protein → MLDAVVVGAGPNGLTAAVELARRGFSVAVFEARDTVGGGARTEELTLPGFRHDPCSAAHPLGINSPAFRAMPLDRYGLEWLQPPLPMAHPFLDGTAAVLSRSVAETAASFGPRDAGAYRRLVEPFLGKWDVLLRDFMSLPLSSLPRDPVTLARFGLSGLPPSTWLMRRFRDDRARALFAGLVAHVIAPLDGIITGGVGMVFALAAHARGWPVARGGSQSISDALTAYLLDLGGTVHTDYEVKRLDDLPPARAYVFDTSPTALAKIAGLGRAYAGYRYGSSVFKIDYALDGPVPWTAQEPRTAGTVQVGASSKEIGAALRAASREGRAPDAPFLITVQPSVVDPSRAPAGKHVFWAYGHVPGGWDGDLTDAIERQLERFAPGFRDRVLARATAGPPELAARNANYVGGDIACGAASGLQLLLRPKLSLFPYGTPHPAVFICSSATPPGPGVHGMSGHNAAKAVWRRLRSA, encoded by the coding sequence ATGCTTGATGCCGTCGTCGTGGGGGCGGGACCGAACGGGCTCACCGCTGCCGTCGAGCTGGCCCGCCGCGGCTTCTCCGTGGCCGTCTTCGAGGCCAGGGACACGGTGGGGGGCGGGGCGCGCACCGAGGAGCTGACGCTGCCCGGCTTCCGCCACGACCCCTGCTCCGCCGCCCACCCCCTCGGCATCAACTCCCCGGCGTTCCGCGCCATGCCCCTTGACCGGTACGGCCTGGAGTGGCTGCAGCCCCCGCTGCCGATGGCGCACCCCTTCCTCGACGGCACCGCCGCCGTGCTGTCCCGCTCCGTCGCCGAGACCGCCGCCTCGTTCGGGCCGCGCGACGCGGGAGCGTACCGACGCCTGGTGGAGCCCTTCCTCGGGAAGTGGGACGTCCTGCTGCGGGACTTCATGTCGCTGCCGCTGAGCTCCCTGCCGCGGGACCCCGTCACGCTCGCCCGGTTCGGGCTCTCGGGCCTGCCGCCCTCGACCTGGCTGATGCGGCGCTTCCGCGACGACCGTGCCCGAGCACTCTTCGCCGGTCTGGTCGCCCACGTCATCGCGCCGCTCGACGGCATCATCACCGGCGGCGTCGGCATGGTCTTCGCCCTTGCCGCGCACGCCCGCGGCTGGCCCGTCGCGCGCGGCGGCTCGCAGTCCATCTCCGACGCGCTCACCGCGTATCTGCTGGACCTCGGCGGCACCGTCCACACGGACTACGAGGTCAAGCGCCTCGACGACCTGCCGCCCGCCCGCGCGTACGTCTTCGACACCTCGCCCACCGCGCTCGCCAAGATCGCCGGTCTCGGCCGCGCCTATGCGGGGTACCGGTACGGATCCAGCGTCTTCAAGATCGACTACGCCCTGGACGGGCCCGTGCCCTGGACCGCGCAGGAACCGCGCACCGCCGGGACCGTCCAGGTCGGCGCGAGCAGCAAGGAGATCGGTGCCGCGCTGCGCGCCGCGTCGCGCGAGGGGCGCGCCCCGGACGCCCCGTTCCTGATCACGGTGCAGCCCAGCGTCGTCGACCCCTCCCGCGCCCCGGCGGGCAAGCACGTCTTCTGGGCGTACGGCCACGTCCCGGGCGGCTGGGACGGTGACCTGACCGACGCGATCGAGCGGCAGCTGGAACGCTTCGCGCCGGGCTTCCGCGACCGCGTCCTCGCCCGCGCCACGGCGGGCCCGCCCGAGCTGGCCGCGCGCAACGCGAACTACGTGGGCGGCGACATCGCCTGCGGAGCCGCCAGCGGACTCCAGCTGCTGCTGCGCCCCAAGCTCTCCCTGTTCCCGTACGGCACCCCGCACCCCGCCGTCTTCATCTGCTCGTCGGCGACCCCGCCGGGCCCCGGGGTGCACGGGATGTCCGGGCACAACGCGGCCAAGGCGGTGTGGCGGCGGCTCAGGAGCGCGTGA
- a CDS encoding inositol monophosphatase family protein: protein MIEKFLVHGVHGVEEALRKAAATEVMPRFRQLAEGDVVEKSGPHDVVTVADRRAEEQLTADLLALLPGSVVVGEEAVHADPSRYEAIRGAAPVWIVDPVDGTRQFVNGDPGFCMLVALAVDGEVQASWTYAPALDEFAVAIRGKGALLDGKPLVAGVPEPGTDIEVATSHPDFTTDDQKRALSGLRAEGVRPRPCGSAGLEYLAIAKGELDAVAFSWELAWDHAAGLLLVAEAGGADLTLTGEPFRIAGGNALPFTAARDAATARRVMDLLAGTA from the coding sequence ATGATCGAAAAGTTTCTGGTGCACGGCGTGCACGGCGTTGAAGAGGCCCTCCGCAAGGCTGCCGCGACCGAGGTCATGCCCCGGTTCCGGCAGCTCGCCGAGGGCGACGTGGTCGAGAAGTCCGGGCCGCACGACGTGGTGACCGTCGCGGACCGCCGCGCCGAGGAGCAGCTCACCGCCGACCTCCTGGCCCTCCTGCCGGGATCGGTCGTGGTCGGCGAGGAAGCGGTGCACGCGGACCCGTCGAGGTACGAGGCGATACGCGGCGCCGCTCCGGTGTGGATCGTCGACCCGGTCGACGGCACGCGGCAGTTCGTGAACGGCGACCCCGGCTTCTGCATGCTCGTCGCCCTCGCGGTCGACGGCGAGGTCCAGGCCTCCTGGACGTACGCACCCGCACTCGACGAGTTCGCCGTGGCCATCCGCGGCAAGGGCGCCCTGCTCGACGGGAAGCCGCTGGTCGCGGGCGTGCCCGAGCCGGGCACGGACATCGAAGTGGCCACCTCGCACCCGGACTTCACCACCGACGACCAGAAGCGGGCGCTGAGCGGCCTTCGCGCCGAGGGCGTGCGGCCGAGGCCGTGCGGCTCCGCGGGCCTTGAGTACCTCGCCATCGCCAAGGGCGAGTTGGACGCCGTCGCCTTCTCCTGGGAGCTGGCCTGGGACCACGCGGCGGGGCTGCTGCTCGTCGCCGAGGCCGGGGGCGCCGACCTGACCTTGACGGGCGAGCCGTTCCGCATAGCCGGGGGCAACGCGCTGCCGTTCACCGCCGCGCGCGACGCCGCCACGGCCCGGCGCGTGATGGACCTCCTCGCGGGCACGGCCTGA
- a CDS encoding gamma-glutamyltransferase family protein — protein sequence MFTTRPTLQGTFGMVSSTHWLASQSAMAVLEDGGNAFDAAVAAGFVLHVVEPHLNGPAGEVPIILAPADGEVRVLCGQGPAPAGATVAHYRALGLDLVPGTGPLAAAVPGAFDAWLLLLRDHGTKSLAEVLKYAIGYAADGHAPVERVVETVETVRELFEREWPTSADVYLPDGEPPRTGELLRNPALAATWRRLIAEAGEKAAADGGGRTAEIDAAREVWRTGFIAEALVRQAGRPTMDTSGQRHTGTLKDHDLRDWSARYEDPVTYDWNGWTLCKAGAWSQGPALLQQFALLPRAVAELPAYGSAEYVHLLVEGCKLAMADREAWYGDAAGGAGEVPVAELLSAEYNARRRRLIGEKASYELRPGSPGGREPRLSAHARAVAAGERPHADAAGGVAAAGAGEPTVAGDGGTRGDTCHLDIVDRWGNMLSATPSGGWLQSNPVVPELGFPLGTRLQMAWLEEGLPNSLTPGRRPRTTLTPSLALKDGVPVLAFGTPGGDQQDQWQVHFFLGVALRDAVRGGLDLQGAIDAPNWHTDAFPGSFHPREMRAGSVTVESRMDPEVVAELRRRGHDVTVGGPWSEGRLCAVARDPRTGVLSAGANPRGMQGYAVGR from the coding sequence ATGTTCACGACGCGTCCCACACTTCAGGGCACCTTCGGCATGGTGTCGTCCACCCACTGGCTCGCCTCCCAGTCCGCGATGGCCGTCCTGGAGGACGGCGGCAACGCCTTCGACGCCGCGGTCGCCGCGGGCTTCGTGCTGCACGTGGTCGAGCCGCACCTCAACGGTCCCGCGGGCGAGGTGCCGATCATCCTCGCGCCCGCCGACGGCGAGGTGCGCGTGCTCTGCGGCCAGGGACCCGCGCCCGCCGGAGCCACCGTGGCCCATTACCGCGCCCTGGGACTCGACCTGGTGCCGGGCACCGGACCCCTCGCCGCCGCGGTGCCAGGCGCCTTCGACGCGTGGCTGCTGCTCCTGCGCGACCACGGCACGAAGTCGCTCGCCGAGGTGCTCAAGTACGCCATCGGGTACGCGGCGGACGGGCACGCGCCCGTGGAGCGCGTCGTGGAGACCGTGGAGACGGTGCGGGAACTCTTCGAGCGGGAGTGGCCCACCTCCGCCGACGTCTACCTGCCGGACGGCGAACCCCCGCGCACCGGCGAGCTGCTGCGCAACCCGGCGCTCGCGGCCACCTGGCGACGGCTCATAGCCGAGGCGGGGGAGAAGGCGGCGGCCGACGGGGGCGGCCGCACCGCGGAGATCGACGCCGCGCGCGAGGTGTGGCGCACGGGCTTCATCGCCGAGGCGCTGGTGCGGCAGGCGGGGCGGCCCACCATGGACACCAGCGGCCAGCGGCACACGGGCACGCTGAAGGACCACGACCTGCGCGACTGGTCCGCGCGGTACGAGGACCCCGTCACCTACGACTGGAACGGCTGGACCCTGTGCAAGGCGGGCGCGTGGAGCCAGGGGCCCGCCCTCCTCCAGCAGTTCGCCCTGCTGCCCCGCGCGGTCGCCGAGCTGCCCGCGTACGGATCCGCCGAATACGTCCATCTCCTGGTCGAGGGCTGCAAGTTGGCCATGGCCGACCGGGAGGCCTGGTACGGGGACGCCGCGGGCGGCGCCGGGGAGGTGCCCGTCGCCGAGCTGCTCTCGGCCGAGTACAACGCCCGGCGGCGGCGGCTCATCGGCGAGAAGGCGTCCTACGAGCTGCGCCCCGGCAGCCCCGGCGGGCGCGAGCCCAGGCTGTCGGCGCACGCCCGCGCGGTGGCCGCGGGGGAGCGGCCGCACGCCGACGCGGCGGGGGGCGTCGCGGCGGCCGGGGCGGGCGAGCCGACCGTGGCGGGCGACGGCGGGACCCGTGGCGACACCTGCCACCTCGACATCGTCGACCGCTGGGGCAACATGCTCTCGGCCACGCCCAGCGGCGGCTGGCTGCAGTCCAACCCCGTCGTCCCCGAGCTCGGCTTCCCGCTGGGCACCCGGCTGCAGATGGCGTGGCTGGAGGAGGGGCTGCCCAATTCGCTCACGCCGGGGCGGCGGCCGCGGACCACGCTCACCCCGTCCCTGGCGCTCAAGGACGGGGTGCCCGTGCTGGCCTTCGGCACGCCGGGCGGCGACCAGCAGGACCAGTGGCAGGTGCACTTCTTCCTCGGCGTGGCGCTGCGGGACGCCGTGCGGGGCGGCCTGGACCTGCAAGGCGCGATCGACGCCCCCAACTGGCACACCGACGCCTTCCCCGGCTCCTTCCACCCGCGCGAGATGCGCGCGGGCAGCGTCACGGTCGAATCGCGCATGGACCCCGAGGTGGTCGCGGAGCTGCGGCGGCGGGGGCACGACGTGACGGTGGGAGGGCCGTGGTCGGAGGGGCGGCTGTGCGCGGTGGCACGCGATCCGCGCACCGGTGTCCTGTCCGCCGGGGCCAATCCCCGCGGGATGCAGGGGTACGCCGTGGGGCGGTGA
- a CDS encoding lipoate--protein ligase family protein, whose amino-acid sequence MHGEYKVPGGKLVVVDLDVEGGELRHTRVAGDFFLEPDEALDAINAALDGAPADTDTAGLTARIDAALPEGTVMYGLTSDGIGIAVRRALAHATDWTDYDWQLVHEGPQAPALHMALDEVLTQEVAAGRRPPTLRVWEWGAPSVIIGSFQSLANEVDPEGAARHGIDVVRRISGGGAMFVEPGNTITYSLSVPDALVQGLSFQDSYAYLDDWVLGALADMGIKAWYQPLNDIATDAGKIAGAAQKRMVAPGGGPGAVLHHVTMSYDIDADKMLEVLRIGKEKLSDKGTKSAKKRVDPLRRQTGLPRESVIERMIESFRGRYGLTDGEVTEDELARARELARTKFSSPEWTARVP is encoded by the coding sequence GTGCACGGTGAGTACAAGGTCCCCGGCGGCAAGCTCGTCGTAGTGGATCTGGACGTCGAGGGCGGCGAGTTGCGGCACACGCGCGTGGCCGGTGATTTCTTCCTCGAACCCGACGAGGCGCTCGACGCGATCAACGCGGCACTCGACGGCGCCCCCGCCGACACGGACACCGCGGGCCTCACCGCCCGCATCGACGCCGCGCTGCCCGAGGGCACCGTGATGTACGGCCTGACGTCGGACGGCATCGGCATCGCGGTGCGCCGCGCCCTCGCGCACGCGACGGACTGGACCGACTACGACTGGCAGCTCGTGCACGAGGGCCCGCAGGCGCCCGCCCTGCACATGGCCCTGGACGAGGTGCTCACCCAGGAGGTCGCGGCGGGCCGGCGCCCGCCGACGCTGCGCGTGTGGGAGTGGGGCGCCCCTTCGGTGATCATCGGCAGCTTCCAGTCGCTCGCCAACGAGGTCGACCCGGAGGGCGCGGCCCGGCACGGCATCGACGTCGTCCGCAGGATCTCGGGCGGCGGCGCGATGTTCGTGGAGCCGGGGAACACCATCACGTACTCCCTTTCGGTGCCCGACGCCCTCGTCCAGGGACTCTCGTTCCAGGACAGCTACGCCTACCTCGACGACTGGGTGCTCGGCGCCCTCGCCGACATGGGCATCAAGGCGTGGTACCAGCCGCTGAACGACATCGCGACGGACGCGGGGAAGATCGCGGGGGCCGCGCAGAAGCGCATGGTGGCGCCCGGCGGCGGCCCTGGCGCGGTCCTTCACCACGTGACCATGTCGTACGACATCGACGCGGACAAGATGCTGGAGGTCCTGCGCATCGGCAAGGAGAAGCTGTCCGACAAGGGGACGAAGAGCGCCAAGAAGCGCGTGGACCCGCTGCGCCGCCAGACCGGGCTGCCCCGCGAATCGGTCATCGAGCGGATGATCGAATCCTTCCGCGGGCGGTACGGCCTAACGGACGGCGAGGTCACCGAGGACGAGCTCGCGCGGGCGCGGGAGCTGGCCCGGACGAAGTTCAGCTCGCCGGAGTGGACGGCGCGGGTGCCGTAG
- a CDS encoding DUF4232 domain-containing protein, whose product MTVIPRPFRQALALSATALLVAGCGLSAELDREANPEREPRTEATRPEPTRSAPGAPGDLPPSPDGPSATASPAPATPRCPKSGVTMSPGMVTAAMGLRAMSVTVTNCGKGVRQVNGYPDIRVRGLDKQLFRVNVLKGTEPVTTMDDPGPRRVTLKPGESAYTSLVWRYSAVDAATREGSGVYVEIGTGKGAARQTIEPDGGLDIGETGMLGTTAWQRSPADEGPRRPDARPTAPAPSTPAS is encoded by the coding sequence GTGACCGTCATACCGAGACCGTTCAGACAAGCCCTGGCGCTGTCGGCGACCGCGCTGCTCGTGGCCGGTTGCGGGCTCTCCGCGGAGCTGGACCGCGAGGCGAACCCGGAGCGCGAGCCGAGGACGGAGGCGACGCGGCCCGAGCCGACCCGGTCCGCGCCGGGCGCGCCCGGCGACCTCCCGCCCAGCCCCGACGGGCCTTCCGCCACCGCGTCCCCGGCCCCCGCCACCCCGCGCTGCCCGAAGTCCGGCGTGACGATGTCCCCGGGCATGGTGACCGCCGCGATGGGCCTGCGCGCGATGTCGGTGACCGTGACGAACTGCGGCAAGGGCGTGCGGCAGGTCAACGGCTACCCGGACATCCGCGTCCGCGGCCTGGACAAGCAGCTGTTCCGCGTGAACGTGCTCAAGGGCACCGAGCCGGTCACCACCATGGACGACCCAGGACCGCGCCGCGTCACGCTGAAGCCGGGCGAATCCGCGTACACCTCGCTGGTCTGGCGGTACTCGGCCGTCGACGCCGCCACCCGGGAGGGCAGCGGCGTCTATGTGGAGATCGGCACCGGCAAGGGCGCCGCCCGGCAGACCATCGAGCCGGACGGCGGCCTCGACATCGGTGAGACGGGCATGCTCGGCACGACCGCCTGGCAGCGCAGCCCGGCCGACGAAGGGCCCCGGCGCCCGGACGCGAGGCCTACGGCACCCGCGCCGTCCACTCCGGCGAGCTGA
- a CDS encoding response regulator — protein MIRVVLVDDQALMRAGFRALLDAEDGIEVVGEGADGAEGVAVVRDTVPDVALVDVQMPVMTGIEATRRIVAEPRLAAVRVVILTNYGHDEYVFEALRAGASGFLLKDTEPAALLQGIEVVARGEALLSPSVTRSLIGEFVSRPPDRTSAPGLETLTRREREVTALVARGLTNEEIAAHMVISPFTAKTHVSRAMTKLGARDRAQLVVFAYESGLVAARNADL, from the coding sequence GTGATCCGTGTCGTGCTCGTCGACGACCAGGCGCTGATGCGTGCGGGGTTCAGGGCGCTGCTCGACGCCGAGGACGGGATCGAGGTGGTGGGGGAGGGCGCCGACGGCGCGGAAGGCGTCGCCGTCGTACGGGACACGGTGCCCGACGTCGCGCTCGTCGACGTGCAGATGCCCGTGATGACCGGCATCGAGGCGACCCGCAGGATCGTCGCGGAACCGCGCCTGGCCGCCGTACGCGTGGTGATCCTCACCAACTACGGCCACGACGAGTACGTCTTCGAGGCGCTGCGCGCCGGGGCCAGCGGGTTCCTGCTCAAGGACACCGAGCCCGCCGCGCTGCTGCAGGGCATCGAAGTCGTCGCGCGCGGCGAGGCGTTGCTCTCGCCGTCGGTGACGCGCAGCCTGATCGGCGAGTTCGTCTCCCGGCCCCCCGACCGGACCAGCGCGCCGGGCCTGGAGACCCTCACGCGCCGCGAGCGCGAGGTGACCGCGCTGGTCGCCCGCGGTCTGACGAACGAGGAGATCGCCGCACACATGGTCATCAGCCCGTTCACGGCGAAGACGCACGTGAGCCGTGCGATGACCAAGCTCGGCGCGCGCGACCGGGCCCAACTGGTCGTGTTCGCCTACGAGTCGGGACTGGTGGCGGCCCGGAATGCCGATCTCTAG
- a CDS encoding sensor histidine kinase — protein sequence MPAWQKRSADAAFAVVVAAIVMLASAYEGGADAVDYALMAVGSLALVVHRALPRVVLAVTTACLTGLVLHAEPSTTAAFPVLAAVHAAAHRGHRVVGLGASAVFLTGFFVADPGDPGIVERTLLLAGWFVCALATGIAGKTWQAYLRQTEERALEAERTREEAALRRAGEERLRIARELHDSLTHSISIVKLQAGVAVHLARKRGEEVPPALLAIEEASGEAMRELRSTLEVLRTDEPTGSPALLVERARSAGLAVELTVTGRERPLSPELDRAAYRIVQECLTNAARHAGGSALVRVRLGYGERELGIRVADDGSGDPARPPVEGTGLTGMRERVTALGGVLWAGPREEGGFAVRAELPLDGRLEGSPGRDGDRDVGNVGLLEGRRLKGAAP from the coding sequence ATGCCCGCGTGGCAGAAGCGGTCCGCCGACGCGGCGTTCGCCGTCGTCGTGGCCGCGATCGTGATGCTCGCCTCGGCGTACGAGGGCGGGGCCGACGCGGTCGACTACGCCCTGATGGCGGTCGGCTCCCTCGCGCTCGTCGTGCACCGGGCCCTGCCGCGCGTGGTGCTCGCCGTCACCACGGCCTGCCTGACCGGCCTGGTGCTGCACGCCGAGCCCAGTACGACGGCCGCCTTCCCGGTGCTCGCCGCGGTGCACGCCGCCGCCCACCGGGGGCATCGCGTGGTGGGCCTCGGCGCGAGCGCGGTGTTCCTCACGGGGTTCTTCGTGGCCGACCCGGGGGACCCCGGCATCGTCGAGCGGACGCTGCTGCTCGCCGGGTGGTTCGTGTGCGCGCTGGCCACGGGCATCGCGGGCAAGACCTGGCAGGCGTATCTGCGCCAGACCGAGGAGCGCGCCCTGGAGGCCGAGCGGACCCGCGAGGAGGCGGCGCTGCGCAGGGCGGGCGAGGAGCGGCTGCGGATCGCGCGCGAGCTGCACGACTCGCTCACGCACAGCATCTCGATCGTCAAGCTGCAGGCGGGCGTCGCCGTGCATCTGGCGCGCAAGCGCGGCGAGGAGGTGCCGCCCGCGCTGCTCGCCATCGAGGAGGCGAGCGGCGAGGCGATGCGGGAACTGCGCTCCACGCTGGAGGTGTTGCGCACCGACGAGCCCACCGGCAGCCCCGCGCTGCTCGTGGAGCGGGCCCGCTCGGCGGGGCTCGCGGTCGAGCTGACGGTGACCGGGCGCGAGCGGCCCCTCTCGCCCGAGCTCGACCGGGCCGCGTACCGCATCGTGCAGGAGTGCCTGACCAACGCGGCGCGCCACGCGGGCGGCTCCGCGCTGGTGCGGGTGCGACTCGGCTACGGGGAGCGGGAGTTGGGCATCCGCGTGGCGGACGACGGGTCAGGTGACCCGGCGCGTCCGCCGGTGGAGGGCACAGGGCTGACCGGGATGCGCGAGCGGGTCACGGCCCTGGGTGGCGTGCTGTGGGCGGGGCCGCGCGAGGAGGGCGGGTTCGCGGTGCGGGCCGAACTGCCGCTCGACGGGCGGCTCGAAGGATCGCCCGGCAGGGACGGGGACAGGGACGTAGGAAACGTAGGGCTGCTCGAAGGGCGGCGGCTCAAGGGGGCGGCGCCGTGA
- a CDS encoding class I SAM-dependent methyltransferase — protein MKPSTTTVASTANARQEEIWNGPLGHHWAEQQDRYDAMSAALNDRLFEAAAIRNGDRVLDIGCGAGTVTRTAARLAGLGHAVGVDISAPLLDRARARARDERVRNVAFERADAQTHPFPVAGYDVAISRGGVMFFADHAAAFDNIARALIPGGRLVFACPQPAGSGGEEAQALGLLSKLLGEGEGEGETDGEGRGDNGTSDARAAMASLSDPDHIRRSLAAYDDVTVTPLPIETHWGQTPADAVDFLLSRTPDRTVSPAVRTGLEDALRPYATAAGVRMRAAVWLVTAVRPRT, from the coding sequence ATGAAGCCCAGCACCACCACCGTCGCCAGCACCGCCAACGCCCGTCAGGAGGAGATCTGGAACGGCCCGCTCGGCCACCACTGGGCCGAACAGCAGGACCGCTACGACGCAATGAGCGCCGCCCTCAACGACCGCCTCTTCGAAGCCGCGGCCATCCGCAACGGCGACCGCGTCCTGGACATCGGCTGCGGGGCGGGCACGGTCACGCGCACGGCCGCACGGCTCGCCGGTCTCGGCCACGCGGTCGGCGTCGACATCTCGGCGCCGCTCCTTGACCGCGCAAGGGCCCGGGCCAGGGACGAACGCGTCAGGAACGTCGCGTTCGAACGGGCCGACGCCCAGACGCACCCCTTCCCCGTGGCCGGGTACGACGTGGCGATCAGCCGCGGCGGCGTGATGTTCTTCGCCGATCACGCCGCCGCCTTCGACAACATCGCCCGCGCCCTGATCCCCGGCGGCCGACTCGTCTTCGCCTGCCCGCAGCCCGCGGGTTCCGGCGGCGAGGAGGCCCAGGCGCTCGGCCTCCTCTCGAAGCTGCTCGGCGAAGGCGAAGGCGAAGGCGAAACCGACGGCGAAGGCCGCGGCGACAACGGCACCTCCGACGCCCGCGCCGCCATGGCCTCCCTCTCCGACCCCGACCACATCCGCAGGTCCCTGGCCGCCTACGACGACGTGACCGTGACCCCGCTGCCCATCGAGACCCACTGGGGCCAAACCCCGGCGGACGCGGTCGACTTCCTCCTCTCCCGCACCCCGGACCGCACCGTCTCCCCTGCCGTACGCACCGGCCTGGAGGACGCGCTGCGCCCCTACGCGACCGCGGCGGGCGTGCGGATGCGGGCCGCGGTGTGGCTGGTGACGGCGGTACGTCCGCGCACCTGA
- a CDS encoding TIGR03842 family LLM class F420-dependent oxidoreductase, whose amino-acid sequence MDFGLVLQTDPPASAVVDLMRRAERNGFRYGWTFDSAVLWQEPFVVYSRILEHTERLIVGPMVTNPGTRTWEVTASTFATLNDMYGNRTVCGIGRGDSAMRVAGRKPNTLARLGEAIDVIRDLAEGRSADVGGQTLRLPWVREGHLPVWMAAYGPKALALAGQKADGFILQLADPYLTEWMVKAVRDAAADAGRDPADVKICVAAPAYVGDDLAHAREQCRWFGGMVGNHVADLVAKYGEHSSMVPEALTEYIKAREGYDYSHHGRAGNPDTAFVPDEIVDRFCLVGPVDAHIERLRELRDLGVDQFALYAMHDAREDVIDAYGTHVVPAFA is encoded by the coding sequence GTGGATTTCGGACTTGTGCTGCAGACCGACCCGCCCGCGTCGGCGGTCGTCGATCTCATGCGACGCGCGGAACGCAACGGCTTCCGCTACGGCTGGACGTTCGACTCCGCGGTGCTCTGGCAGGAGCCGTTCGTCGTCTACAGCCGCATCCTCGAACACACCGAGCGGCTGATCGTGGGGCCCATGGTCACCAACCCGGGGACCAGGACCTGGGAAGTCACCGCGTCCACCTTCGCCACCCTCAACGACATGTACGGCAACCGCACCGTCTGCGGCATCGGACGCGGCGACTCCGCGATGCGCGTGGCGGGGCGCAAGCCCAACACCCTGGCCCGGCTCGGCGAGGCCATCGACGTCATCCGCGACCTCGCCGAGGGGCGCTCGGCGGACGTCGGAGGCCAGACGCTGCGGCTGCCGTGGGTGCGCGAGGGGCACCTGCCGGTGTGGATGGCGGCGTACGGACCCAAGGCGCTCGCGCTCGCCGGGCAGAAGGCCGACGGGTTCATCCTGCAGCTCGCCGACCCCTACCTCACCGAGTGGATGGTCAAGGCCGTACGGGACGCGGCGGCCGACGCGGGGCGCGATCCGGCCGACGTGAAGATCTGTGTCGCCGCGCCCGCCTACGTGGGCGACGACCTCGCGCACGCCCGCGAGCAGTGCCGCTGGTTCGGCGGCATGGTCGGCAACCACGTCGCCGACCTCGTCGCCAAGTACGGCGAGCACTCCTCGATGGTGCCCGAGGCCCTCACCGAGTACATCAAGGCCCGCGAGGGCTACGACTACAGCCACCACGGGCGGGCGGGCAACCCCGACACCGCCTTCGTGCCCGACGAGATCGTCGACCGGTTCTGCCTCGTCGGACCCGTCGACGCGCACATCGAACGGCTGCGGGAACTGCGGGACCTCGGCGTCGACCAGTTCGCGCTGTACGCCATGCACGACGCGCGCGAGGACGTCATCGACGCGTACGGCACCCACGTCGTCCCCGCGTTCGCCTGA
- a CDS encoding alpha/beta fold hydrolase: MDPTEAVVSTTLNTVSRVSGRLAGTGAYALFHMPLARSKMRSSERELFDAAHRGRVRVNGKSAVTYRWGTGERPVLLVHGWQSRGSRFSDFISGLLDRGYSVVTFDAPGHGDGTGRSTTIIEYQKILTELHDQYGAFEALVAHSLGALGSFHALTKGVKAERIVAISGVCDFEYLVDEFVSGLKLRPSLKGELLVRIGKDLFPGVPADRMPFSVRHATEVITAPVLVVHDEDDTRIGVGQGRAIAAAFGDRARLITTQGLGHRKILGDPDVVRSVLDFVEHG; this comes from the coding sequence ATGGACCCCACCGAGGCAGTTGTGAGTACGACCCTCAACACCGTCTCCCGCGTCTCGGGGCGGCTCGCGGGCACCGGCGCGTACGCCCTGTTCCACATGCCGCTGGCCCGCAGCAAGATGCGCTCGTCCGAGCGTGAGCTGTTCGACGCCGCGCACCGCGGGCGCGTCCGCGTCAACGGCAAGTCCGCGGTGACCTACCGCTGGGGCACCGGGGAGCGCCCCGTCCTGCTGGTGCACGGCTGGCAGTCGCGCGGCTCGCGCTTCAGCGACTTCATCTCCGGCCTGCTCGACCGGGGCTACAGCGTCGTCACCTTCGACGCGCCGGGACACGGCGACGGCACGGGCCGCAGCACCACCATCATCGAGTACCAGAAGATCCTCACCGAACTGCACGACCAGTACGGCGCGTTCGAGGCACTGGTCGCGCACTCCCTCGGCGCGCTCGGCTCGTTCCACGCGCTCACCAAGGGCGTGAAGGCGGAGCGGATCGTCGCCATCAGCGGGGTCTGCGACTTCGAGTACCTGGTCGACGAGTTCGTCTCCGGGCTCAAGCTCCGCCCGTCCCTGAAGGGCGAGTTGCTCGTCCGGATCGGCAAGGACCTCTTCCCCGGCGTCCCTGCCGACCGGATGCCGTTCTCCGTCCGGCACGCCACCGAGGTCATCACGGCACCGGTCCTCGTGGTGCACGACGAGGACGACACCCGGATCGGGGTCGGCCAGGGGCGCGCGATCGCCGCGGCCTTCGGTGACCGGGCGCGGCTGATCACCACCCAGGGGCTCGGGCACCGCAAGATCCTCGGCGATCCCGACGTGGTGCGCTCCGTACTGGACTTCGTCGAGCACGGGTGA